In Pseudomonas sp. Q1-7, the genomic window CTCGACCAGCACACGGCCCATGGCATCCAGGAGCTGATGCTGGAACTCAGCCGCTCCCTGCGTACCGCCTTCCTGGTGGTGACGCACGACCTGCAACTGGCCCGTCAGATGGACCGGGTGTTGCGCCTGGAAGACGGTCGGTTGGTGGCTGCCTGACATGTTCAGACCTCTCCCGTTCTTCATCGGCACGCGCTACACCCGCGCCAAGCGCCGCAACCACTACATCTCTTTCATCTCGCTGACCTCGATGATCGGTCTCGCCCTTGGCGTGCTGGCGATGATCGTGGTGCTGTCGGTGATGAACGGTTTCCAGAAGGAAATGCGCTCGCGCATCCTCGGTATGGTGTCCCATGCCACCCTGAGTGCCGAACAGCCGCTGAGCGACTGGCGTCGCCTGGCCGATGCGGCGCTGAAGCATCCGGAAGTGGTGGGAGCGGTGCCCTTCGCCGAACTGGAAGGCATGCTTTCCTACAAGGGCATGATGCAGCCGGTGCAGATCAACGGCATCGACCCGCAGGAGGAGACCAAGGTCTCCATCATTGGCCAGCACATGGTGCAGGGCGACCTGGCCGCGCTGAAAGCGGGGGAGTCCGGCATCGTCATCGGCGAGATCACCGCGCGGCGTTTTCGCCTCAACGTTGGCGACAAGTTGACCCTGATCGTCCCCGAGGTGAGCAGCGCGCCCGGCGGTATCACCCCGCGCATGCAGCGACTTAATGTGGTGGGGGTGTTCAAGGTCGGTGCCGAGCTGGACAGCTCCCTGGCGTTGATCAATATCGCCGACGCTTCGGCCATCCAGCGCCTGCAGGACGGCGAAGTGCAGAGCGTGCGCATTGCCCTGAAGGACCTCTTCCTGGCGCCCGAGGTATCGCGGCAGATCGTCGCCGAGTTGGGCCAGGGCTACCGGTCAGAGGACTGGACTCACACCCAGGGCAGCCTGTTCAGCGCCATGAAGATGGAGAAAACCATGATTGGCCTGCTGCTGCTGCTGATCGTGGCCGTGGCCGCCTTCAACATCATCGCCACCCTGATCATGGTGGTGGCCGACAAGCGTGCCGATATCGCCATCCTCCGCACCCTCGGCGCCACGCCTCGGCAGATCATGGCGGTGTTCATGGTGCAGGGCAGCGTGATCGGTGCCATCGGCACCCTGGTTGGCACGCTGCTGGGCGTCATCGCCGCCCTCAACGTCAGCGAGTGGATCGCCGCCCTGGAGCGCGCCAGCGGCCGGCAGATCTTCAGCTCCGACGTCTACTTCGTCAGTTACCTGCCATCCGAGCTGCAGCTGGGTGACGTGTTGCTGATCTGCGGCGCGGCGCTGGTGCTGAGCTTCCTGGCAACCCTGTACCCGGCCTGGCGTGCCGCGCAGACTCAGCCGGCCGAGGCCCTGCGCTACGAGTGAGTGCGCTGCCGACAACAAAAACGCCGCATCGAGTGCGGCGTTTTTCATTTCAGCGGCTGATTTCCCGCCGGGCTTTCTGGCGCTTGCGCCAACTGTGTCCGACCCACCAGCGCCAATAGAGCATGGTCAGCATGTAGGCCAGCGCGCCGATCAGTACACCGCAGAGCAGTGATCCTAGGAGAAACGGCTGCCAGACCGAGGAAATTTCCTGGGTAATCCATTCCCAGGTCAGTTCATCGGGTAGGGCGCGCGGGGAAATCTGCATGATCCAGGCGCCCACCTTGTAGGTGCAGTAGAAGACCGGTGGCATGGTGATGGGGTTGGTCAGCCAGACCAGGCCCACGGAAATCGGCAGGTTGGCGCGGACCAGGATGGCCAGGCCGGCGGCCAGCAGCATCTGCATCGGGATGGGCACGAAGGCGGCGAACAGGCCCATGGCCATGGCGCGGGCAACCGAGTGGCGGTTGAGGTGCCAGAGGTTCGGATCGTGGATCAGGGTGCCGAGAAAACGCAGGGATTTGTGGTCCCTGATGGTGTCCGGATTCGGCATGTAGCGTTTGAAGATGCGACGCGGCATGGGCGGTCTCTGGCGGACGGAAGCGCCGGGTATTATGCACACCCGGAAATGACATCGCCGGGTCAGTTTGTGTCGGCAAGTTTAAACGGGATTGCATCGGCCGGAGCAGCTGATGGAGGGCGGTACAGGACGTCGCCGCGCCTCCCGTTCCAGGGAAAGGGAGTCGGACAACCATGGTTTCGGGCCTGGCCACGCTTGCCGTCGGCCTTCTTCTGTTGCGCTGGATGCCCAGCCTGCCGCCGGTCTGGTGGCTCTATCTGCAACTGCTGCTCGGCTTCGCGCTGCTGGGCTCGCGTGCCTGGCGGCCAGGGCTCTTGCTGCTCGGCCTCGGTTGGGCCTGCCTGAGCGCTCAATGGGCACTGGATGACCGCCTGGACCCCCGGCTTGACGGTCAGGTGCGCTGGCTGGAAGGGCGGGTGGTCGGCTTGCCGGAGTCGGCCGACGGCATGGTGCGTTTCGAGCTGGAGGACCTGCATTCGACGCGGGCGCGGCTACCCCGGCGCCTGCGGTTGTCCTGGCTAGACGGTCCGCGTGTGCTGGCGGGGGAGCGCTGGCGCCTGGCTGTCCGACTCAAGCGGCCCCGCGGCTTGGTGAATCCGGCGACTTTCGATTACGAGGCCTGGCTGCTGGCGCGGCGCATCGGGGCGACCGGCTCGGTCAAGGTCGGCGAGCGACTGCAGCCAGCCAGCGGGCCTGTTGCCTGGCGCGATGCGCTGCGCCAGCGCGTCTTGCAGGTGGACGCCTGGGGGCGAGCCGGCGGCCTCGCCGCGTTGGTGCTGGGCGACAGTTCCGGCCTGCAGGCGCGGGACTGGCGCCTGCTGCAGGACACCGGAACCACTCATCTAATGGTGATATCGGGCCAGCACATCACCCTGTTCGCCGGCGTGCTCTATGGTCTGGTGGCGTCGCTCGCGCGCTTCGGACTCTGGCCGCGACGCCTGCCCTGGTTGCCCTGGGCTTGCGCCATGGCCTTCGCGGGCGGGCTCGGTTACGGCGTCCTGGCGGGCTTCGATGTGCCGGTGCAGCGGGCCTGCATGATGCTGGCCGTAGTGCTGATCTGGCGCCTGCGCTTTCGCCACGTTGGCCTGCTCACCCCTTTGCTGGTCGCGCTTTGCACGGTGTTGCTGGCCGATCCGCTGGTGGTCCTGCTGCCTGGTTTCTGGCTCTCGTTCGGCGCCGTGGTCCTGCTGGTCCTGGCCTTTGCCGGGCGACTCGGCGCCTGGTCCTGGTGGCGGACCTGGTGGCGCGCCCAGTGGGTCATGGGGATCGGCCTGGTGCCGCTGCTACTCGCGCTGGCCTTGCCCATCAGTCTCAGCGGTCCGCTGGCCAACCTGCTGGCAGTGCCCTGGGTCAGTCTGGTGGTACTGCCGCTGGCGCTGTCGGGGACCCTGTTGCTCGGCGTTGGCCCGCTGGGGGAAGCGTTGCTCTGGCTGGCCGGAGGGGCCCTGGAACTCCTGCTCCAGATCCTCGCCTGGGCCGCTGCGCAGCTACCCGCCTGGATTCCGTCGCGGGTTCCGCTTTGGGCCTGGCTGCTGGGTGCGATCGGTGTTCTGTTGTTGATCGCTCCGGCCGGCCTGCCGTTGCGCGCCTTTGGCTTCGCCCTGTCGTTGCCGATGTGGTTTCCGCCGCAGGCGCTTCCGGCAGCCGGTCAGGCCGAGGTATGGGTGCTCGATGTGGGGCAGGGACTTTCGGTGCTGGTTCGGACTCGCGCGCATGCGTTGCTCTACGATGCTGGTCCACGCCAGGGCGAGTTCGATCTCGGCGAGCGGGTGGTAATTCCGGTCCTTCGAGGTCTTGGAGTACGGGAGCTGGACTTGATGCTGATCAGCCACGCTCACTCCGATCACGCCGGCGGCGCTGTGGCCGTAAGCCGGGGGCTGACGGTCGCCAAGGTGCTCGGTGGAGAGGCCGGGCAGTTGCCCGGCGAGCTCGGCGCGCTGCCGTGCCAGGCCGGGGATGCCTGGACCTGGGATGGGGTGAAGTTCCTCGTCTGGCACAGGCCCGTGCCCGGCGACAGCAATGAAAGCTCGTGTGTACTGGCCGTCGAGGCCAATGGCGAGCGCATCCTGCTCAGTGGCGATATCGGCGCCCGCGGCGAGGCGGCCTGGATCGCCAGTGGCCAGCCGCTCGCGGCGCGCTGGCTGGTGGCCGGCCACCATGGCAGCCGCACATCCTCCACCCGCTTTTTCCTGCGCGCGGTGGCGCCTGAGAAGGTGCTGATCTCGCGAGGCCACCAGAACGCCTTCGGGCATCCGCACCCGCTTGTCGTTTCGCGGGTCCGGGCTCTCCCGGCCGAGATCCATGACACGGCGGAGCAGGGCGCATTGCGGCTGCACCTGGGGGCCTGGGGCGAGGCCGAGGGCTGGCGGGAAAAGTCCGTTTTCTGGAGGGAAAAATGAGAACGGCGGCGGTCGGCAGGGACCGACCCTATGCTAGAGTGGCGCCACTTTTCCGAAGGGGATTTCCTACCGTGTGGGAGTTGGTCAAAGCCGGTGGCTGGATGATGCTGCCGATCGTTCTGTGTTCCATCGCCGCCACCGCCATCATTGCTGAACGCCTGTGGACCCTGCGCCTCAGCCGGGTCTCGCCGCCGCATCTGCTGGGCCAGGTCTGGCGCCAGATCAAGGACAAGCAATTGAATGGCCAGAAGCTCAAGGAGCTGCGTGCCTCCTCCCCCCTGGGGGAAGTGTTGGCGGCAGGGCTGGCCAATTCCAAGCATGGCCGCGAGATCATGAAGGAGTGCATCGAAGAGGCCGCCAGCCGGGTCATCCATGAGCTGGAACGCTACCTCAATGCTTTGGGTACCATCGCTGCCATGGCGCCGTTGCTGGGCCTGCTGGGCACGGTATTCGGCATGATCGAAATCTTCAGCGGCTTCATGGACAACGGCATGGCCAACGCGCCGGTGCTCGCCGGCGGTATCGCCAAAGCCCTGGTGACCACGGCCGCCGGCCTGGTCGTGGCTATTCCGGCGGTGTTCTTCCATCGTTACCTGCTGCGCCGTGTCGACGAGTTGGTGGTCGCCATGGAACAGGAAGCGATCAAGCTGGTGGAAGTGGTCCAGGGCGACCGCGAGGTCGACTTCGCAGAGGAAGCCAAAGCGTGAAGTTCCGTCGCCGGGCGGGCAACATCGCCCGCGAAGAGGTGTTCCTCAACCTGACGTCGCTGATCGACGTGATTTTCGTGTTGCTGCTGTTCTTCGTGGTCACCACCACCTTCAGCAAGCCCAGCCAACTGAAGATCGAGTTGCCCGAGGCGGTCAGCGGTACGCCGCCGGAAGAGACCCAGCTGAAGACCCTGGAACTCAGCATCGCTGCCGACGGCCAGTACTCGCTCAATGGTCAGAGCCTGGTGAAAAGCGACCTGGCGACGCTGATCGCCGCCCTGGGCCGCGAGTCGGAGGGGGACAACAGCCTGCCGCTGGTGATCACCGCTGATGCCCGCACCACCCACCAGTCGGTGATCACCGCCATGGATGCCGCGGGCAAGCTGGGTTTCAGCCACCTGCGCATGACCACCATCGAGTCTGACGCGGCCAAGCAACCCTGATGGCCTTCTCCGACCGCCTGCTGGACGCCTGGTACCGGGGGCATCCGGCCCTCGGCCTGCTGGCGCCGCTGGAATGGCTCTATCGTGGGGTGGCGCAGCGCAAGCGCGCTGCCTTCCTGGCGGGGCAGGGTGACAGCTACCGACCGCCGGTGCCGCTCATCGTGGTGGGCAATATCACCGTCGGCGGCACCGGCAAGACCCCCATGATTCTCTGGCTCATCGAGCACTGCCGCGCCCGTGGGCTGCGCGTTGGCGTGGTCAGTCGCGGCTACGGCGCCAAGCCGCCACGGTTGCCCTGGCGGGTGTGCGCCGACCAGCCGGCGGAGCAGGCCGGCGACGAGCCGCTGCTGCTCGTGCAGCGCAGTGGTGTGCCGCTGATGA contains:
- a CDS encoding MotA/TolQ/ExbB proton channel family protein, translating into MWELVKAGGWMMLPIVLCSIAATAIIAERLWTLRLSRVSPPHLLGQVWRQIKDKQLNGQKLKELRASSPLGEVLAAGLANSKHGREIMKECIEEAASRVIHELERYLNALGTIAAMAPLLGLLGTVFGMIEIFSGFMDNGMANAPVLAGGIAKALVTTAAGLVVAIPAVFFHRYLLRRVDELVVAMEQEAIKLVEVVQGDREVDFAEEAKA
- a CDS encoding ExbD/TolR family protein, which gives rise to MKFRRRAGNIAREEVFLNLTSLIDVIFVLLLFFVVTTTFSKPSQLKIELPEAVSGTPPEETQLKTLELSIAADGQYSLNGQSLVKSDLATLIAALGRESEGDNSLPLVITADARTTHQSVITAMDAAGKLGFSHLRMTTIESDAAKQP
- a CDS encoding DNA internalization-related competence protein ComEC/Rec2, producing the protein MVSGLATLAVGLLLLRWMPSLPPVWWLYLQLLLGFALLGSRAWRPGLLLLGLGWACLSAQWALDDRLDPRLDGQVRWLEGRVVGLPESADGMVRFELEDLHSTRARLPRRLRLSWLDGPRVLAGERWRLAVRLKRPRGLVNPATFDYEAWLLARRIGATGSVKVGERLQPASGPVAWRDALRQRVLQVDAWGRAGGLAALVLGDSSGLQARDWRLLQDTGTTHLMVISGQHITLFAGVLYGLVASLARFGLWPRRLPWLPWACAMAFAGGLGYGVLAGFDVPVQRACMMLAVVLIWRLRFRHVGLLTPLLVALCTVLLADPLVVLLPGFWLSFGAVVLLVLAFAGRLGAWSWWRTWWRAQWVMGIGLVPLLLALALPISLSGPLANLLAVPWVSLVVLPLALSGTLLLGVGPLGEALLWLAGGALELLLQILAWAAAQLPAWIPSRVPLWAWLLGAIGVLLLIAPAGLPLRAFGFALSLPMWFPPQALPAAGQAEVWVLDVGQGLSVLVRTRAHALLYDAGPRQGEFDLGERVVIPVLRGLGVRELDLMLISHAHSDHAGGAVAVSRGLTVAKVLGGEAGQLPGELGALPCQAGDAWTWDGVKFLVWHRPVPGDSNESSCVLAVEANGERILLSGDIGARGEAAWIASGQPLAARWLVAGHHGSRTSSTRFFLRAVAPEKVLISRGHQNAFGHPHPLVVSRVRALPAEIHDTAEQGALRLHLGAWGEAEGWREKSVFWREK
- a CDS encoding lipoprotein-releasing ABC transporter permease subunit; amino-acid sequence: MFRPLPFFIGTRYTRAKRRNHYISFISLTSMIGLALGVLAMIVVLSVMNGFQKEMRSRILGMVSHATLSAEQPLSDWRRLADAALKHPEVVGAVPFAELEGMLSYKGMMQPVQINGIDPQEETKVSIIGQHMVQGDLAALKAGESGIVIGEITARRFRLNVGDKLTLIVPEVSSAPGGITPRMQRLNVVGVFKVGAELDSSLALINIADASAIQRLQDGEVQSVRIALKDLFLAPEVSRQIVAELGQGYRSEDWTHTQGSLFSAMKMEKTMIGLLLLLIVAVAAFNIIATLIMVVADKRADIAILRTLGATPRQIMAVFMVQGSVIGAIGTLVGTLLGVIAALNVSEWIAALERASGRQIFSSDVYFVSYLPSELQLGDVLLICGAALVLSFLATLYPAWRAAQTQPAEALRYE
- a CDS encoding DUF2062 domain-containing protein, giving the protein MPRRIFKRYMPNPDTIRDHKSLRFLGTLIHDPNLWHLNRHSVARAMAMGLFAAFVPIPMQMLLAAGLAILVRANLPISVGLVWLTNPITMPPVFYCTYKVGAWIMQISPRALPDELTWEWITQEISSVWQPFLLGSLLCGVLIGALAYMLTMLYWRWWVGHSWRKRQKARREISR